Genomic DNA from Oreochromis aureus strain Israel breed Guangdong linkage group 2, ZZ_aureus, whole genome shotgun sequence:
gaaagaggagttgaaaaagACATggaaggaagaggagaaggagcAGGATGTGAATTAAAAAGGGGGAAATGTGGAAGATGAGAGGGGAGAGAAGGGAgaaaaggaggagaaggaggagattTCAGAGGATGAAGACAAAGAATGAGAAGAAGAAGTAACAGAAGAAGGAAACAATGCAGAAGACTCCTGCAGTATGACTCTCGGTTAGATTACTCCAGCAGGAGGATTATTGTCACTCTATACTCGTCTCTCCTtcctcttttctcctcctcctctgcagtTGGTAGCACTGTGTCCTCCCTCGGGTGTTCCCTGATCGTCTGTCCATCCTCAACACGTGCAGAGACAACAAGACTGCTGTGACTcccagaggaggaagagggggaagatTAAacacctccctcctcctctgccataatatcttttattatattttaattttgtttttcacaaacACTCTTATTGTGAAACGTTTCCAGgtctcattttattgttttattttgaaattggCTCTCTAATCGCTGGTACACATGCGCAGAACAACAGGCTGGTGCATCTGTAAAACTcattaaataacattaaatCCTTTAGTTGCAGTTTGCTTGTTTATGATCTTCCACCGCTTTTTATTTGTGCCTCATTAACATGACAAACTTTAAACGATCTCCGTGTCGCGTGACGTGCTTCCACCTGCTGCTCTCAGCAAACCGTTatcttattaatattaattatcattataaaaaaaaaaaaaaactcacgcACGATCCTTGAAGCCATTGTCTGCGCGCGTGCACGGCGGTTAAACCCGGATTAAACTCAGATTACTGCAGCATATCTGCGCAGACTGAGGCTCAGGATCAAGGAGAAGCAGGCAGAGGCGAGTTTTATAGAAACGTTATAActttattatttagtagaaaagTGGCACCAAAGCTCCAAGTAAATAGAATAAAATCTCTTTATGTACAAAATACAAATTTCATGTGACAAAACGAAACgagtcaaataaataaaaacacagcagagagagggtgtgtgtgtgcgtgtgtgtggaaTACATAATGAATGCGGGCAGCTCCTTTCAGTCTATTGTGGGAGCGTTGAAACTCGATTTCCACgctctcttttctgcagaatcaCTCTACTAATTGTAAAATTGACTTTTCACCTCCGACacgaaaacagaaaaactgagacTGAGTGTAACCTGCAGACTGtgggggagagagaggggagaggggaAAGTGCAAAGTTTTTTGGAGAAATTTACAAAACCcaaaactaataataaaaaacagaacaaattcAGTTCCTCTCATTTCCAGTCCATTCGTAGAGGCACGACgatgatgatgctgatgagGAGAAGGAGGTGTGAGTAAGGCAAATAGCGGCTCTCAGTCTTATTCCAGCGGGACCTCCGGGCTCATGGATCAGTAGATGCCCGGTACGAAGCTGCGGAAGCCGTACAGAGCGTCCTGCCGCAGGTAGCTGTAGTCCTCGGGCGCGGCGGGGCTGCCCGGGCTGGAGGCGCAGTAGGCcggggaggaggaggacgaggagccgCTGGAGCTCCAGGAGCAGGCATCGCTGCCCGGGCTCGGGGCCTCGGCTAGGCACGGGCTGAGCAGCACGGGCGGCTCTCCGACCTTATCCGCCTGCAGGTCCGCGATGCGGATGGTCTCGGACAGCGCCCAGATGTAGTTGTGCGCGAACCGCAGAGTCTCGATTTTCGTCAGCTTCGTCTCGTCCGGGAAAGCGGGCAGCACGCCGCGCAGCGCGTCCAGCGCGTCGTTCAGGTTGTGCATGCGGTTACGCTCGCGGTCGTTGGCTTTCAGGCGCCGGTTCTTCTTCACCACCTGCACCGTGGCGTCGCTGCGCGCGCGGCCGCGACGCCGctgcttcttctgctgctgctcggGCTGCGGGGACGCGCAGCGCTGGCCGCGGGACTCCTCATCTTCGCTGTGCGGGAAGAAGTCGCAGCTGTTGCTGTCGATATCGGAGTAGAGCGAGTCCATGACTGCGGGGAGAGGTGGCGTGAGGGATCCACGCGAGAGGAATTCACCTGAAGTCTGTGGCAGTTCGGAGCGGCGCGCGTGTCTCTGCGTGTTTTCTGCTCTAGTTCAGCTCGTGCGAGCCGGTGAGCCTGGCACACGACTGGCCTCAGCCCGCTTATATAGCGCGCGGGGGACAATGACCGGCCCCCTGCCCCCGCGCCCCCCTGTGACCCCCCCGGCCTGGCATCAGCGCGCAGGATGAGGGGATGAATGCTGCGGCAGGTCTGCCCCGTGCCGCGGGAGAAGCTCATTAACATAATGACGCCCGCGGTGTTTGTCCGCCCCGCGCAGAGAAGCGTGCCGGTAATCACggccagccaatcagagcgCGCGGCCGGCCACGCGAACTACACGCAATGCCCCCCTCCGCGAGACAGAAAGGACCAAACCCACTACGAGAGTTTAaaccaaaaacatgaaaaaaggtggaagaagaaagcagaggcagagagacctccacctcctccaccccgCCGGGCGGAGACACGCTTCGgagaatccatccatccatcctctgctTACAGctccacaaacacagaaagaggagcagcagcaggaggagaaagGAGCTTCATCCTAACAAAGAAAACTAGTCCTTTCTACCCGGAAGTCTTCGTCACTGTTCGGCTTTTTCCTTAACGTGAAGAGAAACGTCTCAAAGTTTAACTTGCACCTGTTCATTCTGTGCACCTCAGCAGCGATACAAAAAACTACTGTTCACCTTTAAATCCGACAGACGTGCAACTATGAagcctttcacaataaaagtctgACCACTAACAGCTTTTAAACATAAGATTAACAACTAAAGTTTCTTTCCTGTCACAGaatatatttttatctttactGGGAAAACGTGAAAAATCAAACCTTATTTCTGCATAAACAAAAAGTGTTTctcatgtttgtttaatttcaCCAGAAATCATTATAAACCCTTGTGTccaaaaacctaaaaaataaCCAagtatgtgaaaaaaaataattacagtCTCCACCAGAATTACAAACATGGCCTCAGAGCATGACACAGAGACACTACATTAGCATTACACTCCATAAAATACAATCAAATCCTCTCTCTTCTTAAACGCTTTAAAAAATGCATAGAGTTTGGTTGATGGGGGGCTCTGCTAGGGGAACATTTGCACTTCTGACCTCGGTGTTTCTAAAACTCTGAATAGCAGCATGTAAAATAAAACGGGAGCTACAACAGCGCCCTGAGGTGCTCCAGAGTTCACCGGCAGACATCACTAAGAGCTGCTAGAACGCTTCT
This window encodes:
- the neurog1 gene encoding neurogenin-1 is translated as MDSLYSDIDSNSCDFFPHSEDEESRGQRCASPQPEQQQKKQRRRGRARSDATVQVVKKNRRLKANDRERNRMHNLNDALDALRGVLPAFPDETKLTKIETLRFAHNYIWALSETIRIADLQADKVGEPPVLLSPCLAEAPSPGSDACSWSSSGSSSSSSPAYCASSPGSPAAPEDYSYLRQDALYGFRSFVPGIY